The genome window TTTAAAAGATTCTGAGTGATCTGATCTTCGACTCCGGCCGTTGAAGTCGTATGTTCGTTGTAAGTCGCAAAGCTGTATTGAAAGCTCGGATACTTTTTGTTGAACGCGTCCAAAAGACGAAGCAGGTTGTTGATCTGTTCGATGTCGTTTTTGAAAAGACCGGGTAGCATGATGATGACGTCGCGGCTTTGATTCTTCGTTCCCACTTTTACGGTTCCTTCGAGAATCGGAGCGTAGGAAGCCTGAAAGTCGCGCAACAGAAGATACATCAGTTTGTGAGGAGTTCCCTTAAAGGAAGACTTGATCGAAGCCGACTGCATGTTTTCAGGAACGTGGTTTTCGAAGTAGTCGTCCACGATCAAATTCAGGAAGTCGAAGTTCATTCTCCCTTTATCGTCGATCCGGAAATAACGTTCTCTCAGATTCTGCAGTTCTTCCTTACGGTTGAGTCTGGTTTGAATGTCGTCCGCAAGACGGATCAAAGTCGTTTCCACTTCCTTGATGATGTCGGACGAACCTTGAAACTTCGTTTCGTTGATGGGAGGAACGTTGAGCTGCTGAACGATTTCTTCCCAAGTGATCATGCGTTTGGTCGCGACGATGTGGAACGCGCGGATCGCATCGGACATTTTCGGTCTTCCGTTTTCGAGATTGAGTCCGTAGGAGAGTCCGGCCATGATCTGAGGCATTTTCGGAACCAGCTTCTCGTCCTTGCGGATCAGTTCCGGTACCTGGGTCATGATGATGTCTTTGGAATCCTCTCGGCTCAGATGTCTTGCATAATAAAGTTCTAATTTAGTCGCGCGGTTCAAGAAGATTTCGGGAGAAATCTGATCGATAAACAAACTGTCCAACGAGATGATGCTGTTGAGAAGTTTATTAAAATTTAATACGACATTGTATACGAGAGGTTTCCAATATCTCCAGCCTTGTTGTTCGCAGAAACGCAAGGCCTGTATCGTCGCGATGATCTGATCTTCCTTCAGAAATTTGAAAAGGTTCTGAACGCCCGGGGCGATCTGTAGTTTTCTTCCTAAAAATCCTACGTCGATGGTTCCCGATTCTTTCGCAAATTTGTTGATGGCGGGATTTCCGCCGAAGAGGTTCGCTAAAAAGCCGATGCTCGCTCCGCCGGACGAAGAAGATTCGGTTCTGCGCGCGGGTTTGGCCGCTGTTTTCGCCGAAGCGGTGGAACGATCGGAACCGCCTCTTTTGGATCGGTCCTCTTCGTCGGGCTTTTTCGTATCGTCCTGTTTTTTCTTCTCGAACTCTTCGTCGACCTTCTTCATCAAATCGATACGAATGAAGATATCGTTCGACTTCTGAATGACTTCGTCGATTTGCTCCTGATGTTCGGGGCTTCTCTGTTTTCTATAGAGATCCGCGAAGATCTTGTGGGCGTCGGTCCTTGAGTTGAGAGACAAGAGAGATTATTCCTTTTCGTTCAGAGGGTTTTCAACGATCTGCGCGCTGGAGGGAGCGCTGAAGTTAAACAAAGAAGCGGAAAGACCTACGTTCGTTTGAACGCCTGAAAAGCTGATCGAAGTGTATTCTCCGGATCCTCTGTGTTTCATTCTCAATGATTTCGGTGTGTTATCGGGGTTCATGGTTACTACGATTTCTTCGTACGATTTCGTAGGAGATTTCAAACGGATCGATCCTCCGACTTGAGAGACTTCTTCGTAGCCGCTTAACAATCCGAAAACTCCGCCGGATGTTCCGCGAAGATCTTGTTTACCTACGATCGCTCTTGCTGGAGAATAAAACCAAAGAAATCTTCCGTTGGAAGACACAACTCTGCCGTCCGAGAATTTGACGTGTAAATAGTTCGGTTTCTTATAGGAAAGTGTTCCGGAAATTTCGTTATTGATCGTTACGCTCGCTCTGAGGGAGGAAATTTCTCCCATTCTTCCTAAGAGAGCGTTGAGTCTGTCTCGTCCAGGGTCCCCTGAAACAGAAATGCCGCAGATCATGATCAGAGCTGCGGCACCCGGGAGGATTCTCCTGATTTTCAAAAATGCCATAGTTTCAAACTATGGGCGAAGGTTGATTATCCAAGTACTTTTTTTGAATAAAAACTCATGCTCAACTCCCTCTAACGCAATTTCGCTCTCTGAACTCAATATCTCGCTTCCTAAGGGGCGCTCGATAGATCGCGAAATTCTCAATTCTGAGAATAACCAAAAATTACGCTCCGCTATTTTTGGTTTATTTCGCTCTCTACGGATCGCGAAATAGGGCGTTTCGCAGGTTGATTATCCAAGTACTTTTTTGAACTCAGCAGTCACCGCAGGAACAACCTCGAACAGGTCGCCTACGATTCCGTAAGTCGCAACCTTGAAGATCGGAGCGTCTCCGTCTTTGTTGATTGCTACGATATACTTGGAAGATCCCATTCCCGCTAAGTGCTGAATCGCGCCGGAAATTCCGCAAGCGATGTAGCAGTTTGGAGAAACGGTTTTTCCGGTTTGTCCAACTTGGTGAGAGTGAGAAATCCAACCGGCATCCACAGCCGCGCGAGAAGCTCCGAGAGCCGCTCCGAGTGTGTCCGCAAGTTCTTGAAGAATCGGCCAGTTTTCCGGTCCTTTGATTCCGCGTCCGCCGGAAACGATGATGGAAGCCTCGGTCAACTGAACCTTAGAACCACCGCTCAGGTCGGTAGAAACGATTTTTACTTTCGCGTCGCCAGCAGATGGAGAAGCAGCTTCCACAGCGCCCGCTCCGGCTTTCTGAGTGATTTCTTGAGAGTTCGGACGAACTGTAAAAACTTGAATCGCGCTTGTAACTTTGAAGTTCGCGTACGCTTTTCCGGAATAGATCGGCTTTTTCGCTACAACCTTTCCTCCGTCAACGGAGAATCCCACGACGTCCGCGATGATTCCCGCTCCGACCTTAACGGCAACACGAGGAGAATAATCTTTTCCTTGAGAAGTGTGTGGAAGAAGAACTACCGCAGGGTTTTGCGCTTTCACAACTTCCGCAACGATGGTGGAATAAGTTTCCGCGTTGTATTCTCCGGAGTTAACGGTTACGATCGTGTCCGCTCCGACTGCAGCCAATTCAGGAGCGTGTTTTTCAACTCCGCTTCCGATAAGAAGAGCTACAACTTTTCCTCCGATAGAATCAGCGATTTTTCTACCTGCAGAAGTGATTTCTCTGGAGATTTTTTTCAGTTCTCCGTCTTTCAATTCGCCAACAATTAATACGTTGCTCACTGGTGTTCTCCTTATATAACCTTAGCTTCTTCTCTGAGAGCTTTAACGAGTTGAGATGCGAAACCGTTCGCGTCAGCAGCTTCCAGTTTTCTACCTGGAATTCTTGGCGGAGGAGGTTCGAGTCCTACAACTTCGATTTTGCTAGCAGGGCTTCCGAGATCCGCAGCGGATTTCGTTTCAACCGGCTTTTTCTTAGCTGTCATGATTCCTTTGAGAGAAGGATAACGAGGTTCGTTCAGTCCTTTTTGTGCCGTAAGAGCCACAGGAGTGGAAGTTTCAACGGTTTGAGTTCCGCCTTCTACTTCTTTCGTAGCTTTTACTGCGGTTCCGTTGATTTCAAGGCTAACCGCGAACGCAACGTGAGGAATGGAAAGAAGTTCCGCAACTTGAACCACAACTTGAGAAGAATCCGTATCGATGGATTGTCTTCCTCCGATGATTACGTCCGCGTTTTCCGCTTTCGCGAAGTTTGCGATGAGTTCTGCGGTGTTGTTCGTGTCGAAAGGAACGTAGTTGTCAACCTTGATGTGAACCGCACGGTCTGCGCCCATAGCGTAAGCGGTTCTAAGAGCTTCTACGACTCTGTCCGGTCCAAGGGAAACGGCGATTACTTCTCCGCCGTGTTTTTCGCGCAGTCTGATCCCTTCCTCGATAGCAAATTCATCATAGGGAGAGATAATCCATTTGATTCCGGCTTCGTTGATGGATTTATCCCCTACTTTAATACTGGTTTCGGTGTCAGGTACCTGTTTCACTAATACGATGATTTTCATTAAATGGGTACTCCAAAAAAATTAGTGCTGTTAAACACAAAAATCTTGTGTCTATGTCGTGCAAACCACTTTTTCAACAGGTTTAAGCGGCTTCGTCGGTCGAAAGCAGATATTTCAACCAGTAGTAGGTCCAGATCATAAATCCGATTACGATCAGAACGTTTGCGTCCGTCTTTAGGAAAAACGCAAGTCCCCAAAAGAGGGGCAAAAGCATCCAGGCACAAAGAGACAGAAGCAGAAAAAGCGATTCTTTTTGAAAGGGAGAATTCAGAGCGTCTTGGAATCCGGAACGAATCGAGGACAATCGGAACGGATTTCCTGAGTTTCCTTTTTGAGCCCCGCTCTTATAATATAGAAATAAAAAAAGTCCACAAAGGATTGTCAAAATGAGAGCGTAGATCATAAGATAGTTTTTGGAAAACAAAGATTCTCTGTCGAGCTGTTTTAGTCGTGGGGAAGAGGATATTAGAGAAGAGGACAACATGAGAGCTATACTTGAAAAACCGAATGATTTATACAACCCGACCGAGAACCATCTCGCTCTTCGGGAGAACGTGGCGAAATTCGCAAAAGAGAACATGGATACGCAGGCGAAAGAGAATGACGATCATGAAACGTTCAATCTTCCTTTGTTTAAACGATTGGGTGCCGAACTGGGACTTTTCGGAGTAACGGTTCCGGAAGAAGACGGCGGAATGGGATTGGATGCGGTCGCTGCGGTGATCATCCACGAGGAAATGTCCGCTTACGATCCTGGATTTATGCTCTCGTATCTGGCTCACGAAGTTCTATTCGTAAACAATTTCTATCACAGCGCGAATCCCGCGCAAAGAGCCAAGTATCTTTCCAAAGTGATTTCGGGAGAATGGATCGGCGGAATGGGGATGACCGAACCCGGAGCGGGAACGGACGTGCTCGGAATGAGAACGATCGCCGTGAAAAAGGGCGACAAATACGTGTTAAACGGATCCAAACAGTACATCACCAACGGAAACACGGGAAGCGTATTCTTAGTTTATGCGAAGATGAATAAGGATTCCAAAAAGATGACCTCCTTTATCGTGGAGAGCGCTTTTCCGGGATTCAGCGTGGGTAAAAAAGAAGAGAAGATGGGAATGCGTTCTTCTCCGACCACGCAACTTATATTCGAAGATTGTGAAGTTCCTGCGGAAAATTTAGTCGGTCAGGAAGACGGGGCTCTCGTTCACATGATGAGAAACCTCGAAATCGAACGCGTGACCCTTGCCGCTCAATCCTTGGGAATCGCGAAACGTTGCGTGGACATCATGGCGGACTATACGATCCGACATAGAGAAGCGTTCGGGAAAAAACTCGCGGAGTTCGGACAAATCCAAAGACTTCTCGCGGAATCCTATGCCGATTATCAAGCCGCTCGCGCGCTTGTGTATCAAGTTGCAAGCGGAATCAACCCGGATAGCCGGAATTCTCTCGGAGCCGCTTCCGCGAAATTGGTCGCGACTCAAATGGCAGAACGAGTGTCTCGGAACGCGATCCAAGCCCTCGGCGGTTACGGATATTGCAGAGAATATCCGGTGGAACGACTTCATAGGGATTCGATTCTTCTTTCCATCGGCGGGGGAACCAACGAAGCGATGCAGAAGAATATCGTAGCCGACTTGAAAAAAATCTACGAAGGAACTCCTTGAGTCGAAAGAACATTCAACTTACGGAAAAACTGGAGGAATACATCTTCCGGAATTCCGTAAGGGAGCCGGACTCTTTTCGAAGATTGCGGGAGGAGACCGGCAAACTGGCTCAGGCCAACATGCAAATCAGCCCGGAAGAAGGGCAGTTCCTCCACATTCTCACCAAACTCAGCGGCGCCAAACGAATCATCGAAATCGGAACGTTTACCGGTTATTCCTCGTTGTGTTTCGCATCGGCGCTGCCGGAGGACGGAAAAATTCTTTGTTGCGATATCAGCGAAGAATGGACAAAGATAGCCCGCAAATACTGGAAAGAGAACGGTCTTGAATCCAAGGTCCGTTTGAAGATCGGATCTGCATTAGAAACTTTGCAAGTGTTGATCGATTCGAAATCGTTTCCGGAATGGGCGTCCGATTTTTCGTTCGGCCCGTCTTCGATCGATTTGGTGTTTTTGGATGCGGACAAGGAGAATTATCCGAACTATTATCCGTTGATTCTTAAACTTCTCAAACCCGGCGGGTTGTTGATCGTGGACAACGTCCTTTGGGACGGAAGCGTCGCGGATGAGACGCATCAGGAAATTTCCACAATTGGAATTCGCAAACTCAACGAAATGATTCACAAAGACGATTCGGTGGACGTAAGTTTGGTTCCGATCGCGGACGGGGTTTCGCTTGTGCGGAAGAAGTGAACGGAATTACCCCGAATTTTTTTAATGTTTTGCGATGCGCTTACTAATTTGCAATTAAGACTACTCGAAGGGAACTCTTTCCTCTAAGATCGGATACAATCGTACTGTTTTTTATGGATTTTTTAGATACGATTTCTATATGTACAGTCCGATTTCAGCTCAATAACAATACGAATCCTTTCTGCAATCCGATAGATCTCGAAAACACGTTGTAGGTTGATCCGCACAAGAGTAAGGCTGAGCGACTCCACAACCGTTCGCAATTCCGCTTGAATTACAACGACCCGACCCGGCTGTATTTTCAACGATGAGATCGAATTTAGTCGTCGCTTTCCCCGAATTCAGATTTGCGGTATATGTTACCCGCGTCTGGGATTGGGTAGGCGATCCCGAAAGTCTGCCGGACCGGCTATCGATGGAAATCGAATTCGTTAAACTCGGTGAAATCGTTACAATATCCGAACTGGACGGATTCGTGATTGTCGGTGCGAGAGAATTCGTCACGTTCTTTACGAAGACGACAGTGTTCGCCCCGTAGGTGATCGTTTGTGTAGTTAAGGCCAATAGCAACATTAGGTTTGTTGTTTCATCGTCCTTAGGATCGTTTTTGCACGCTTGCGTAAAAAGCAAGAGGGAGATTGTGAATGTTGTTAGAAATTTTTTCATATTTCCTCGTTTCTTATTTTTTAAAGTTCTATCCGGATGTCGTACGGTGCAGACAGAAATCGAGAAACGATGACGTTCGTTTTTCTATTTGATTATTTTAATTTTTAAAAAACATTATAAATTTATAATAATCAAAAATGGATTTTATTTGCGGGCGGAAATGTTGAAATTTTATTTTTGAATTATCGGTTTAATTTTTAATTTGGTGTTCATGTTGTATTATGAATTCATAGTTCTGCTTTTTGCTTTGGGATTTCGTTTTAAAAGAAACTCGATCTCGGTCTGAGCGAAAGAAGTGTAGGCCGGGTTACCGGAAAATCGGCCGAAATCCGAAAAAGGCCGCCGGATTTGTGGGACTTCTATGGTTTTTATCAAAGGATGGCGTGGAGAGAAACGCTGTTTCGATCTTTAAGGAACGAAGAGGCGACTATTCAAAAAGTTTCATTTAGTTTTGTTCTCTTATTGAAAGATTCGACTTCGGTAAAAGAAAAATACTCGGTTTAAAAACTCTTACAAGTTTTTTTAGATGGATTCGATTTATAGTTTCCTTCTTGGAAAGCTCGTTCAATAGATGCTTCCTGCTGGATCGAATTCTTCGGTTCAAAGTCGGATCGACAAACTGTTTGGAGTTAAAATTGTGAATCCATTTCAACAAACGAATGATACATCTAAAAAGAGGACATTGGATCCTTTGTCTTATGAAATCTTAAAGAGTGAAATCGTTCGAACCAAAATTCTTTGTATATTTTTTTCTTTTACGTCGGTGTTGATTGGGGTTATATTCACCGTTTTCAATGAAAAGATTCAAAAAGAGATCGGAGGGGAAATTCCTTTTTACCCCGTTCTTGGAGTGAATATTGGGATCGCCGTTTATGAATTCATCGCGAATCGAATCTTCAATCGTTTTTTGAAGAACAAGAAAAACATCATTCCTTTTGCGAGATTCGTGAACGTATTCGTGGAGATAACCGCCATTGGATTGCTGATTTGGCTGAACGTTAAAATCTTCGCCTCTCCTTTGATTCCGTTGTATTCCCCCGTGGTGATGATTTTCTTTATGTTCATCATTCTTTCGGTTTTGCGACTCGAGTTTTGGTTGAGCGTGTTTACAGGATTTTTGGCCGGAGTGGAGCTTTTTGCATTAGCATATTATTATATTCCGCAGAATCCGATCCCGATGCCGATTCAATTTTTCAACACGTTCGTGCCTTTCGTTTCCAAGGGGCTTTTGTTTTTATTCAGCGGAGTCGCGGCGGGATTGGTGGGACTTCAACTGAAACGTTCTTTGATTTCGGCAATTTCCGCGGTTCAAGAAAAGAACGAAGTGGTCGGTATGTTCGGTCAATATGTTTCACCGGACGTCGTGGATAAACTTTTAGAGCAAAAGAACGAAAACTTTTCCGAGTCCAAAAGCGTCTGCGTCATGTTTTTGGATATCCGTAATTTTACCAGCTTCTCCGAAAAAAGGGCTCCCGGAGAAGTCATCGATTATCTCAATTACATCTTCAGTCATTTGATCGATATCGTGAATCAACACAACGGTATGATCAATAAATTTCTTGGAGACGGTTTTATGGCCGTGTTCGGCGCTCCTCTTTCGGACGGATCGAACGACGTGAAGAATGCGGTCGACGCATCGATGGAAATTCTCAGAAAAATCGAATTTTTAAATCAGGAAGGTAAAATTCCGGAAACCAGCATCGGGATCGGTTTGCACACGGGCAAGGCGATGACGGGTAACGTAGGTTCCGAAACGAGGAAAGAATATACGATCATCGGAGACG of Leptospira sanjuanensis contains these proteins:
- a CDS encoding LolA family protein; its protein translation is MAFLKIRRILPGAAALIMICGISVSGDPGRDRLNALLGRMGEISSLRASVTINNEISGTLSYKKPNYLHVKFSDGRVVSSNGRFLWFYSPARAIVGKQDLRGTSGGVFGLLSGYEEVSQVGGSIRLKSPTKSYEEIVVTMNPDNTPKSLRMKHRGSGEYTSISFSGVQTNVGLSASLFNFSAPSSAQIVENPLNEKE
- a CDS encoding electron transfer flavoprotein subunit alpha/FixB family protein, whose protein sequence is MSNVLIVGELKDGELKKISREITSAGRKIADSIGGKVVALLIGSGVEKHAPELAAVGADTIVTVNSGEYNAETYSTIVAEVVKAQNPAVVLLPHTSQGKDYSPRVAVKVGAGIIADVVGFSVDGGKVVAKKPIYSGKAYANFKVTSAIQVFTVRPNSQEITQKAGAGAVEAASPSAGDAKVKIVSTDLSGGSKVQLTEASIIVSGGRGIKGPENWPILQELADTLGAALGASRAAVDAGWISHSHQVGQTGKTVSPNCYIACGISGAIQHLAGMGSSKYIVAINKDGDAPIFKVATYGIVGDLFEVVPAVTAEFKKVLG
- a CDS encoding electron transfer flavoprotein subunit beta/FixA family protein; protein product: MKIIVLVKQVPDTETSIKVGDKSINEAGIKWIISPYDEFAIEEGIRLREKHGGEVIAVSLGPDRVVEALRTAYAMGADRAVHIKVDNYVPFDTNNTAELIANFAKAENADVIIGGRQSIDTDSSQVVVQVAELLSIPHVAFAVSLEINGTAVKATKEVEGGTQTVETSTPVALTAQKGLNEPRYPSLKGIMTAKKKPVETKSAADLGSPASKIEVVGLEPPPPRIPGRKLEAADANGFASQLVKALREEAKVI
- a CDS encoding LIC10362 family protein, yielding MLSSSLISSSPRLKQLDRESLFSKNYLMIYALILTILCGLFLFLYYKSGAQKGNSGNPFRLSSIRSGFQDALNSPFQKESLFLLLSLCAWMLLPLFWGLAFFLKTDANVLIVIGFMIWTYYWLKYLLSTDEAA
- a CDS encoding acyl-CoA dehydrogenase family protein, producing MRAILEKPNDLYNPTENHLALRENVAKFAKENMDTQAKENDDHETFNLPLFKRLGAELGLFGVTVPEEDGGMGLDAVAAVIIHEEMSAYDPGFMLSYLAHEVLFVNNFYHSANPAQRAKYLSKVISGEWIGGMGMTEPGAGTDVLGMRTIAVKKGDKYVLNGSKQYITNGNTGSVFLVYAKMNKDSKKMTSFIVESAFPGFSVGKKEEKMGMRSSPTTQLIFEDCEVPAENLVGQEDGALVHMMRNLEIERVTLAAQSLGIAKRCVDIMADYTIRHREAFGKKLAEFGQIQRLLAESYADYQAARALVYQVASGINPDSRNSLGAASAKLVATQMAERVSRNAIQALGGYGYCREYPVERLHRDSILLSIGGGTNEAMQKNIVADLKKIYEGTP
- a CDS encoding O-methyltransferase produces the protein MSRKNIQLTEKLEEYIFRNSVREPDSFRRLREETGKLAQANMQISPEEGQFLHILTKLSGAKRIIEIGTFTGYSSLCFASALPEDGKILCCDISEEWTKIARKYWKENGLESKVRLKIGSALETLQVLIDSKSFPEWASDFSFGPSSIDLVFLDADKENYPNYYPLILKLLKPGGLLIVDNVLWDGSVADETHQEISTIGIRKLNEMIHKDDSVDVSLVPIADGVSLVRKK
- a CDS encoding Ig domain protein; this translates as MKKFLTTFTISLLLFTQACKNDPKDDETTNLMLLLALTTQTITYGANTVVFVKNVTNSLAPTITNPSSSDIVTISPSLTNSISIDSRSGRLSGSPTQSQTRVTYTANLNSGKATTKFDLIVENTAGSGRCNSSGIANGCGVAQPYSCADQPTTCFRDLSDCRKDSYCY
- a CDS encoding adenylate/guanylate cyclase domain-containing protein, whose product is MVNPFQQTNDTSKKRTLDPLSYEILKSEIVRTKILCIFFSFTSVLIGVIFTVFNEKIQKEIGGEIPFYPVLGVNIGIAVYEFIANRIFNRFLKNKKNIIPFARFVNVFVEITAIGLLIWLNVKIFASPLIPLYSPVVMIFFMFIILSVLRLEFWLSVFTGFLAGVELFALAYYYIPQNPIPMPIQFFNTFVPFVSKGLLFLFSGVAAGLVGLQLKRSLISAISAVQEKNEVVGMFGQYVSPDVVDKLLEQKNENFSESKSVCVMFLDIRNFTSFSEKRAPGEVIDYLNYIFSHLIDIVNQHNGMINKFLGDGFMAVFGAPLSDGSNDVKNAVDASMEILRKIEFLNQEGKIPETSIGIGLHTGKAMTGNVGSETRKEYTIIGDVVNLASRVEQLNKQFGTKLLVTQAVYEDIKTTMSGRHLSSIHVKGREEPVDVYELDKV